In one window of Timaviella obliquedivisa GSE-PSE-MK23-08B DNA:
- the cas8a1 gene encoding type I-MYXAN CRISPR-associated Cas8a1/Cmx1, translating to MSEFTLSIFDPNTLLPHRAGIAGLALALSVLDLKDAPLTWDVTEDSVKLAWEGSDREVVKWLLDKTYQVTKGGYLDVPALKLDDQGGYTFTEGVTASFLQHSKQRTRDETAVAKTFTIDEGQPEIKVEFRPLLSCYYTGDLKEAFNSKGLFKEEISLKGHHLPGLVECFVNGAYQESAEGFLALLFLPLACGYYRLPNFRSAVVIPEVMNLKQWVNRRREFSGRTYRNFRSSGSGESALHFLLQEKFLEDAKLERVNYCEVYQLGKQTWDANQSYLKQAVYRIEVKDRVLELYDAAVQFFPARVKQTDKGETWLAISKVLPWICDNLVAGKSWFAGFFEFHKRNEMYERGGLVKMTDTLADKEKTLFDTVQGAFSVYLWRQIVQAQKQGRKLDYGQVTDKVIYRMQRPSTQQDFATALVDFLSQFRSKSSRGVGLEVYQWLHGENWRQARDLTLLAIATYTSKKGDALDGQEVPIESLSESEAEFFEMTVK from the coding sequence ATGTCTGAATTTACGCTATCGATTTTTGATCCAAATACATTGCTTCCCCATCGGGCGGGTATTGCTGGATTGGCATTGGCTCTGTCAGTGCTCGATCTAAAGGATGCACCGCTAACTTGGGATGTGACGGAAGATTCGGTGAAGTTGGCTTGGGAGGGGAGCGATCGCGAAGTCGTCAAATGGCTTTTGGATAAGACTTATCAAGTGACAAAAGGTGGCTATCTCGATGTTCCTGCGCTCAAGCTGGATGATCAAGGTGGCTATACCTTCACAGAAGGGGTTACAGCGTCATTTCTGCAACATAGCAAACAGCGGACTCGTGATGAAACAGCAGTAGCCAAGACATTCACGATTGATGAAGGACAGCCAGAAATTAAGGTTGAATTTCGCCCTTTACTGAGTTGTTACTACACGGGCGATCTCAAGGAAGCCTTTAATAGCAAGGGTTTGTTCAAAGAAGAGATTTCCCTTAAGGGTCATCATTTACCTGGATTGGTCGAATGCTTCGTGAATGGAGCCTATCAAGAATCTGCTGAAGGGTTTTTGGCATTACTGTTTCTGCCGTTGGCTTGTGGCTATTACAGACTACCAAATTTCCGATCGGCGGTTGTGATTCCAGAGGTGATGAATCTTAAACAATGGGTGAATCGTCGTCGAGAATTTTCTGGGCGAACCTACCGCAACTTCCGTAGTAGTGGATCTGGAGAGTCAGCTTTGCATTTTCTGCTTCAAGAAAAGTTTTTAGAAGATGCCAAGTTGGAACGGGTCAATTACTGCGAGGTCTATCAACTAGGTAAACAAACCTGGGATGCGAATCAGTCTTATCTCAAACAAGCGGTTTATCGGATTGAAGTTAAAGACAGAGTTCTTGAGCTATACGATGCTGCTGTTCAGTTCTTCCCAGCCAGGGTGAAACAAACTGACAAAGGAGAAACCTGGCTAGCGATTTCCAAAGTATTGCCCTGGATCTGCGACAACTTGGTGGCTGGAAAGTCTTGGTTCGCAGGTTTTTTTGAATTTCACAAACGGAATGAAATGTATGAACGTGGAGGACTTGTCAAAATGACTGATACATTGGCTGATAAAGAGAAGACGCTATTTGATACGGTACAGGGTGCATTTAGTGTTTACCTGTGGAGACAGATTGTTCAGGCACAAAAGCAAGGACGCAAGTTGGATTATGGTCAGGTTACAGATAAAGTAATTTACCGAATGCAGCGACCGAGCACACAACAGGACTTTGCTACAGCATTGGTTGATTTCTTGAGTCAGTTTCGGAGCAAGTCATCTCGTGGGGTTGGTTTAGAGGTTTATCAATGGCTGCATGGCGAAAACTGGCGACAGGCTAGAGATCTAACCCTACTGGCGATCGCTACCTATACCAGTAAAAAAGGCGATGCATTAGATGGGCAAGAGGTTCCGATTGAATCTCTTTCTGAGTCTGAAGCTGAATTTTTTGAAATGACCGTTAAATAA